One Chryseobacterium wanjuense genomic region harbors:
- the pdeM gene encoding ligase-associated DNA damage response endonuclease PdeM: MKLVTKNINIQNETFTLTNQRAVFWKKEKALILSDLHIGKTAHFRKNGIALANHIMKNDLERLSILIEYFQPEKFIVVGDLLHAGDNSDVDEFCEWRNQYPDLQFYLIEGNHDKISKKLESKLCLNLKVEVLEIDNFIFIHDFEKNQPKFQITGHIHPGFVINSPVKNIKLPCFAISPDQLLLPAFSEFTGLDTKNLPKKGRFYVFTDSEIYEI, from the coding sequence ATGAAATTAGTAACAAAAAATATAAACATTCAAAACGAAACTTTTACTTTAACCAATCAGCGGGCTGTATTTTGGAAAAAGGAAAAAGCACTCATATTATCTGATCTGCATATCGGGAAAACGGCTCATTTCAGGAAAAACGGAATTGCATTGGCTAATCATATTATGAAAAATGATTTGGAACGTTTGTCGATTTTGATAGAATATTTTCAACCTGAAAAATTTATTGTTGTTGGGGATCTTCTTCACGCGGGTGATAATTCTGATGTGGATGAATTTTGCGAATGGCGAAATCAGTATCCGGATTTACAATTTTATTTAATTGAAGGAAATCACGATAAAATTTCAAAAAAATTGGAATCCAAATTATGCTTAAATCTAAAAGTAGAAGTCCTTGAAATTGATAATTTTATTTTCATCCATGATTTTGAAAAAAATCAACCGAAATTCCAGATTACGGGTCATATTCATCCGGGTTTTGTCATCAATTCGCCGGTGAAAAATATTAAGCTGCCGTGTTTTGCAATCAGCCCGGATCAATTGCTGCTTCCGGCTTTCAGTGAATTTACAGGATTGGATACAAAAAATCTCCCTAAAAAAGGAAGATTCTATGTTTTTACGGATTCTGAAATCTATGAGATTTAA
- a CDS encoding GNAT family N-acetyltransferase has translation MSAIIINKANPEDLEILQKLGRETFYETFAKSNSEEAMQKYLDESFATEKIKTELNNPDSQFFIAWEEDNPIGYLKLNSGKAQTELQDELSLEIERIYVKAEYHGKKIGQLLYDKSLEIARQQYKKYIWLGVWEENVRAVNFYKKNGFVEFDKHIFRLGDDEQTDLMMKKTLD, from the coding sequence ATGTCAGCAATTATCATCAATAAAGCCAATCCGGAAGATCTGGAAATCCTTCAGAAACTAGGAAGAGAAACCTTTTATGAAACCTTTGCAAAAAGCAATTCGGAAGAAGCGATGCAAAAATACCTTGATGAAAGTTTTGCTACAGAAAAAATAAAAACCGAACTCAACAACCCTGATTCTCAGTTTTTTATTGCCTGGGAAGAAGACAACCCGATTGGTTATCTGAAGTTAAATTCAGGAAAAGCTCAGACAGAATTACAGGACGAATTGTCCCTTGAAATTGAAAGAATTTATGTAAAAGCCGAATATCACGGAAAAAAAATCGGACAGCTTTTATACGATAAATCCCTGGAAATCGCCCGACAGCAATATAAAAAATACATTTGGCTGGGTGTTTGGGAAGAAAATGTAAGAGCGGTAAATTTTTATAAGAAAAACGGTTTTGTAGAATTTGACAAACACATTTTCCGATTGGGAGATGATGAGCAAACTGATCTTATGATGAAAAAAACGTTGGATTAA
- a CDS encoding DUF3817 domain-containing protein: MIDLFKTKIGRLRIIAILEGISLLTLVFIAVPMKYGFDNPAFVKMMGPIHGSLFLLFLFNTLSVGVEQKWKFKEITWKVLLACIIPFGTFYIDRKILNKL, from the coding sequence ATGATTGACTTATTTAAAACAAAAATCGGACGCTTACGGATCATTGCAATTCTTGAAGGAATTTCTTTGTTAACCTTAGTATTTATCGCCGTCCCAATGAAATACGGATTTGATAATCCTGCTTTCGTGAAGATGATGGGGCCAATTCATGGTTCATTATTCCTGCTGTTTCTATTCAATACTTTAAGTGTGGGTGTCGAGCAAAAATGGAAGTTTAAAGAAATAACCTGGAAGGTACTTTTGGCGTGTATTATTCCGTTTGGAACTTTTTATATTGACAGAAAAATTTTAAATAAACTATGA
- a CDS encoding chloramphenicol acetyltransferase — MKVIDIASWKRKEHFEFFSKMKSPYFGFTTEVECTKAYEKAKENGHSFFAYYLHKSMVAVNSVEELKLRIVGDQVILYDEVHGGSTIGRADGTFGFSFFHYSEDFETFNQGLQKEIKSVQNSTGLGISNDVLPINHIRHTTIPWNSFSALLHPTNFDPKECIPKITFGKFNIRDGKKFLPVSVEAHHGLADGIHLAKYIEEFQRQLDM; from the coding sequence ATGAAGGTAATAGATATCGCGAGCTGGAAAAGAAAAGAACATTTTGAATTTTTCTCTAAAATGAAAAGTCCGTATTTCGGCTTCACGACTGAGGTCGAATGCACCAAAGCGTACGAAAAAGCAAAAGAAAACGGCCATTCGTTCTTTGCTTATTACCTTCACAAATCGATGGTTGCCGTAAATTCTGTAGAAGAGCTAAAGCTTCGAATCGTCGGTGATCAGGTGATTTTGTACGATGAAGTGCACGGTGGAAGCACGATCGGAAGGGCAGACGGAACATTTGGCTTCTCATTCTTCCATTATTCTGAAGATTTTGAAACGTTCAACCAAGGCTTGCAGAAAGAAATAAAATCTGTGCAGAACTCTACAGGATTAGGCATCAGCAATGATGTTTTGCCGATCAACCATATCAGACACACCACCATTCCGTGGAATTCTTTCAGTGCCTTGCTGCATCCGACCAATTTTGATCCGAAAGAATGTATCCCAAAAATCACTTTTGGGAAGTTTAATATCCGTGACGGAAAGAAATTCCTTCCTGTTTCTGTTGAAGCGCATCATGGTTTGGCAGACGGTATTCATCTGGCCAAGTATATTGAAGAATTTCAACGACAACTTGATATGTAA
- a CDS encoding helix-turn-helix transcriptional regulator — protein MRNDKPGFNLDDINQKIFVQDEILTLAKENSPRLLNKFRLVDPDFFGKLSAIQPNLKNSELIFCIYLKLNLTTKEIATYTFVTPKAIQNRKNRLRKKLSIPSEVDIYKWFNDL, from the coding sequence ATGAGAAACGATAAACCAGGATTCAATTTAGACGATATAAACCAAAAGATTTTTGTTCAAGACGAGATTTTAACTTTGGCCAAAGAAAATTCTCCGCGCTTGCTGAACAAATTCAGATTAGTAGATCCGGATTTTTTCGGAAAGTTATCTGCTATTCAGCCCAATCTTAAAAATTCGGAACTGATTTTTTGTATTTATTTAAAACTAAACCTTACGACCAAAGAGATTGCCACTTATACCTTTGTTACTCCAAAGGCCATTCAAAACAGAAAAAACAGGCTTAGAAAAAAGCTCAGCATACCTTCTGAGGTAGATATTTATAAATGGTTTAATGATCTTTAA
- a CDS encoding rhodanese-like domain-containing protein — protein sequence MKNIVIFLGIVLVIYVVYRIYKYQTLDNGLDQLIKNGAVILDVRTEKEYETGHIAGSQNISLGTIRERYVELDPDKTYITVCSHGLRSVKVENILKEKGFRKVYNGGAWSDLQKSFNLKVSEK from the coding sequence ATGAAAAATATAGTGATTTTTTTAGGAATTGTTCTGGTAATTTATGTTGTGTACAGGATTTATAAATACCAGACATTGGATAATGGTTTGGACCAGCTCATCAAAAACGGAGCGGTCATTTTAGATGTAAGAACCGAAAAAGAATATGAAACAGGTCATATTGCGGGTTCTCAGAATATTTCACTTGGAACAATTAGAGAAAGATATGTAGAACTTGATCCGGATAAGACATACATCACTGTTTGCTCTCATGGACTGAGGAGTGTAAAAGTTGAAAATATTTTAAAGGAAAAAGGATTCAGAAAAGTCTATAATGGTGGTGCGTGGAGTGATTTGCAGAAAAGCTTTAACCTGAAAGTTTCTGAAAAATAA
- a CDS encoding NAD(P)-dependent oxidoreductase, producing MEKVGFIGLGNMGHPMAKNLEKAGFYLSVYNRTAEKAEDFKEKSKVCSTVSELVQNSDIIFTMLTNDTAVKAVYEEIFTQNITGKLFIDMSTISPEASREMADAIKIKEGRFIDAPVAGSTKPAAEGTLIILAGGEEKDIERAKPYLQKLGKVIKHLGKNGKGIAAKLSVNYFISIIYQGLAETILFSDKLGIDRKDMLEIINESASGSGATKVKTPLLIDDQYEPAFALDLMLKDILLAKNAGADFPLSKTLIETYQSAHDAGFGKDDVIGIINYLKK from the coding sequence ATGGAAAAAGTTGGATTTATAGGCCTTGGAAATATGGGACACCCGATGGCAAAAAATTTAGAAAAAGCAGGATTTTATTTATCTGTTTACAATAGAACTGCAGAAAAAGCAGAAGATTTTAAAGAAAAATCTAAAGTTTGTAGTACGGTGAGTGAGTTGGTACAAAATAGTGACATTATTTTTACTATGCTTACCAATGACACGGCTGTGAAGGCTGTTTACGAAGAAATTTTTACACAGAATATTACCGGAAAGCTTTTCATTGATATGAGTACGATTTCGCCGGAAGCATCCAGGGAAATGGCCGATGCCATCAAAATAAAAGAAGGCAGATTCATCGATGCACCGGTTGCCGGAAGTACAAAACCTGCTGCCGAAGGGACGTTGATCATCTTGGCCGGAGGTGAAGAAAAAGATATTGAAAGGGCAAAACCTTATTTGCAAAAACTGGGAAAAGTTATTAAACATTTAGGCAAAAATGGAAAAGGAATTGCAGCGAAACTTTCCGTTAATTATTTTATTTCAATAATTTATCAGGGATTGGCGGAAACTATTTTATTTTCTGATAAGCTTGGAATCGACCGTAAAGATATGCTCGAAATCATCAACGAAAGTGCAAGCGGAAGCGGCGCCACAAAAGTGAAAACTCCCCTATTGATCGATGATCAGTACGAACCGGCTTTTGCTTTAGATTTAATGCTAAAAGACATATTGCTGGCAAAAAATGCAGGCGCAGATTTTCCTTTGTCAAAAACTTTGATTGAAACGTACCAGTCTGCGCATGATGCAGGTTTCGGAAAAGATGATGTGATCGGAATTATTAATTATCTGAAAAAATAA
- a CDS encoding MBL fold metallo-hydrolase yields the protein MKIIPLKEGNFSTNETKDFTLLTNENVETAKGIKMSVQPFLIITHKDIILLDAGIGWKNDNGKTVISAILEKENIHPNQVTKVLLSHLHKDHIETVISRTENGFQATFPNAEIYIQKRELAFAMENTGSYSFDFDTLEKLIELENIVWMDDNKGNITDEISFEVVGGHTPFMQVFWIRENDETVFYGADDLPQESYLKYHLAYKSDFDGRKAMELRLKWQKEAIENHWKVLLYHDLDKAILEF from the coding sequence ATGAAAATTATACCACTCAAAGAAGGAAATTTTTCTACAAATGAGACAAAAGACTTTACACTTTTAACAAATGAAAATGTTGAAACTGCTAAAGGAATAAAGATGTCTGTACAGCCTTTTCTTATTATTACCCATAAGGATATTATTCTTCTGGATGCAGGAATCGGATGGAAAAATGACAACGGGAAAACGGTAATTTCTGCTATTCTCGAAAAGGAAAATATTCACCCAAATCAGGTAACGAAAGTATTGCTTTCACATCTTCATAAAGATCATATTGAAACTGTAATAAGCCGTACGGAAAACGGTTTCCAGGCTACCTTTCCCAATGCTGAAATCTATATTCAAAAACGGGAATTGGCTTTCGCAATGGAAAATACGGGAAGCTATTCTTTTGATTTTGATACCCTTGAAAAGCTGATCGAACTTGAAAATATTGTCTGGATGGATGATAATAAAGGAAATATCACAGATGAAATTTCATTCGAGGTTGTGGGTGGTCATACCCCATTCATGCAGGTTTTCTGGATCAGGGAAAATGATGAAACTGTCTTTTACGGTGCAGATGATCTTCCACAGGAATCCTACCTGAAATATCATCTTGCCTACAAGAGTGATTTCGATGGCAGAAAAGCAATGGAGCTGAGATTAAAATGGCAGAAAGAAGCCATTGAAAATCACTGGAAAGTGCTGCTGTACCATGATCTGGATAAAGCTATCCTGGAGTTTTAG
- a CDS encoding 5'-methylthioadenosine/S-adenosylhomocysteine nucleosidase family protein — protein MIKINEKHQFPVEETLFVFALDSEAGEVFNDKNKLITGIGKVNAAMELTKEIHRRKPKLIVNLGSAGSKNFHKGEVICCTKFIQRDMDVRGLGFGLYETPLSGIPPILEYGLRKNDLPEGICGSGDSFEMNHSETDYNIVDMEAYPLALIAMKEKIPFLCLKYISDDAGSEAADDWTVQVHLAAEAFDKILFS, from the coding sequence ATGATAAAAATAAACGAAAAACATCAATTTCCGGTGGAAGAAACGCTTTTTGTTTTTGCCCTGGATTCTGAAGCGGGAGAGGTTTTTAACGATAAAAATAAATTAATTACAGGCATCGGAAAAGTAAATGCTGCCATGGAATTAACCAAAGAAATCCATCGCAGAAAACCAAAACTGATTGTTAATCTCGGATCTGCCGGAAGTAAAAATTTTCATAAAGGAGAGGTTATTTGCTGTACAAAATTCATCCAGCGAGATATGGATGTGAGAGGTCTCGGATTTGGTTTATACGAAACTCCGCTTTCCGGAATTCCGCCGATTTTGGAGTATGGTCTTAGAAAAAACGACCTACCGGAAGGTATCTGCGGAAGCGGTGACAGCTTTGAAATGAACCACTCGGAAACCGATTACAATATTGTTGATATGGAAGCCTATCCTCTTGCTTTGATTGCTATGAAGGAGAAGATTCCGTTTCTTTGTTTAAAATATATTTCGGATGATGCGGGTAGTGAGGCTGCGGATGACTGGACGGTTCAGGTACATTTGGCAGCAGAAGCTTTTGATAAAATTTTATTCTCCTGA
- a CDS encoding TetR/AcrR family transcriptional regulator has protein sequence MKKSEATRLTILQKAFELIYENGYQTTSVDEIIATTQVTKGAFYYHFKTKDEMGLAIIRELMIPNFKNTFIEPFQDSVNPLDTIYNLMYNLLMENEALKVEYGCPASNFTQEMAPWNIDFTKALNELSLQWEKAMIDAIEKGRKNGVIKSSVNAKEVAVFTLSGYWGVRNLGKLENSKSVYLVYLKGLKSYFDSLK, from the coding sequence ATGAAAAAATCGGAAGCAACCCGCCTTACTATTCTTCAAAAAGCATTTGAACTGATCTATGAAAATGGCTATCAGACAACCAGCGTGGATGAGATCATTGCAACAACTCAGGTGACGAAAGGGGCCTTCTATTATCATTTTAAAACTAAGGACGAAATGGGGCTTGCAATCATCAGAGAGCTCATGATTCCTAACTTCAAAAATACTTTCATTGAGCCTTTTCAAGATTCTGTGAATCCGTTAGATACGATTTATAATTTAATGTATAATTTATTAATGGAAAATGAAGCTTTAAAGGTTGAATACGGCTGTCCCGCTTCCAATTTTACGCAGGAAATGGCTCCTTGGAATATTGATTTTACCAAAGCTTTAAACGAACTTTCTCTGCAGTGGGAAAAAGCGATGATTGACGCGATTGAAAAAGGAAGAAAAAATGGAGTTATTAAATCTTCAGTCAATGCAAAAGAAGTGGCTGTTTTTACCCTTTCCGGGTATTGGGGCGTAAGAAATTTAGGCAAACTGGAAAATTCTAAATCTGTATATCTTGTTTATTTAAAAGGACTTAAGTCTTATTTTGATTCATTGAAATAA
- a CDS encoding DsbA family oxidoreductase, protein MKIEIWSDVMCPFCYIGKNNFEQALEKLPFKDEVQVEWKSFQLDPTLDPKETKNTIEYFKEKKGFPEAQAQQMIGQVQQMGKGAGIDFNFDKALITNTFSAHKLLHLAKKFNKSNEMEEALFIAHFIDGKNVGDLQTLISIAESLGIDSTETEKVLTSEEFDYDVNQDIMEARNNGVSGVPFFILNGKYAVSGAQPVELFASALQQTYDETVSPLKKDSDNGASCDTEGCEI, encoded by the coding sequence ATGAAAATAGAAATCTGGTCGGATGTGATGTGTCCGTTTTGCTATATAGGTAAAAATAATTTTGAACAGGCCTTGGAAAAATTGCCCTTCAAAGATGAAGTTCAGGTAGAGTGGAAAAGCTTCCAGCTCGATCCGACTTTAGATCCGAAGGAAACCAAAAATACCATCGAATATTTTAAAGAGAAGAAAGGTTTTCCGGAAGCTCAGGCTCAGCAAATGATCGGTCAGGTGCAGCAAATGGGTAAAGGTGCCGGAATTGATTTTAATTTTGATAAAGCATTAATTACCAATACTTTTTCAGCCCACAAATTGCTTCATCTTGCTAAAAAATTTAACAAGTCCAATGAAATGGAAGAGGCTTTGTTTATTGCTCATTTCATTGACGGAAAAAACGTTGGCGACCTGCAGACATTAATTTCCATTGCTGAAAGTTTAGGCATTGACAGCACTGAAACGGAAAAAGTTTTAACTTCCGAAGAATTTGATTACGATGTAAATCAGGACATTATGGAAGCCAGAAATAATGGAGTTTCAGGCGTTCCTTTCTTTATTTTAAATGGAAAATATGCCGTTTCAGGAGCGCAGCCTGTGGAACTTTTCGCCAGTGCACTTCAGCAAACTTATGATGAAACCGTTTCTCCTTTGAAGAAGGATTCAGACAATGGAGCTTCCTGTGATACAGAAGGTTGTGAAATTTAA